The genomic segment GGGCGACTTCGAGCGCCGATTTTGATAATCCTTCTCCAACATGTCTGCGCTGAAGTTTTCGATCGTGATCCCTTGCTACAATGAAGGGGAGGATGTCCGGCTCTCGCTCGATGCCGCGCTGGGACAGGACTGGCCGATGACGGAAGTCCTGGTCGTCGATGACGCCTCGACGGACGGCACGGCACAGATGCTGAAGGATTACGGCCGCAGGAACCGAAATCTCGTGGTGCTGGCGCATTCTTCGAATCGAGGCGTGGCCTCGGCCCGGAACACGGGGATCAGGGCGTCTTCGGGCGACGTGGTCGTCATCCTCAACGCCGATGTCTCCCCGCCCCCGGATTTCCTCCGCCGGATTTCCACGCACTACGGGGCCGGCGCCGATCTGGTCCTCGTGGAATCCGAGGTCTCCAACCAATCCAGGGTTTACCCACGTTTTCTCGAGGCCCAACATCATTACAACTACGATCACGACCCGACCATCGTGTGGTCGGAAGGCTTCTCATGCCGGAAGCCGGCGGCTATCGAGGTCGGGCTTTTCCCCGAACGAATCCCGGGTTGCGGCGGCGAGGATGCGGTCTTCGGGAGGGCTCTTTGTGCAAGATTCAAGAAGGTCATCGACAAATCCATCGTTGTGCCCCATGTCGCCCCTGCAACCTTATCGGCCTTTTGGGCTCAGAGGGTGAGCCGGGGCCGGGGCGCGGCGTTCACGCATTTCTTTGTAGAGGGCCGTGCGCCGGCGGGCCTGGCCATCCGCTTTGGGGGAAAGCTGGTGCTGGGTTCCCTCATCGACCTGGCAACATTCCCCCGTTTCTTCCTCAGCTACGTGGGCCGTCCTCAACAAATCCATCGAGGGTGGAGAGACCTGATTCCGTTCTTCTGGGCCAACCTCGTGCAGAGCGCGGGTCACCGATGGGGTGAATGGGCTGGATGGCTGAAACTCGTCCGGCGGCGTGAGGAAATCTCCGAGGCCGACCGACGGCTTTCCAAGGGATAGGATGCCGTCTATACTCAGCGGCCACGGGCGGATGGCGGAATGGCAGACGCGTACGGCTCAGGACCGTATGGGGAAACCCGTGGAGGTTCAAATCCTCTTCCGCCCACGTGCCAGTCCTCGAAGCGCGGGGACGGTGTCCTCACGGACTTCCCTTCCGGAAAGAAGCCCCGAAAAGGTACGCCGTAGTGACGGCCTGGAAGGAAATGCCCGTCGGATACGCCAGGAAAGCCAGCCCACCCATGATTCCCGCCAGCCACGCCCACTTCTTCAGGCTTCGCTCGCTTGCGCTCTCCCGAGTCTTCGCAACGCAGCCCAGAAGCGCCAGGCCGAGGAAGGACAAGAGGGCATCCGGACGTCCGCTTCGAGCAGACCAGATGAAGAGCGGATGACAAATGAGGAACAGCGCCGCCCACAAGGCATGGGTCCTGCTCTCAAATCATCGGGCCGCCAGCGCGTAATGCAGGCCAACCGACAGCGCCGCAAAGATGAGCGGCACAAGCCGAGTCTGAACGATTCCGAATTCAAAAGAACGATCAACGCCGGACAGGAAAATCGGAAGAGCGGGGCGCTGAAAGAGCAATGCGCGTCTCCACCCGGCAATCCCCCCCAATAAAACGTCCGCAACACACCTCCGGAAGCCGGTTCTCGGCCCACGCTCGAATAGTCGACCTCATCGTTCCATACCACGGTTCCCCGTACCAGGAAGAGAGCGTTCGCCATGAACGTGCATACGACCGGCGGGGAGCTTCCACCCACCTTGTCCAGATCGTCGAGAATGATGTCGAACTCGCCGATGAAGATCCCGAAACGGCGGAAGGATCGATCCGGACGCGATCGGATGGCAGGCTTGTTCGTGGCTTCAGGTCATGTCAGATCATCGGCGAACCCATCCCGGAAGGGCATGCACGCCAAGAAGAAGAAGCGAAGGCAACACCGTGACGAAAAAATGGCCATGGACCCGGGTGAACACGTGAGGGATGAGATAGCCCGCCACGAGGACGACCAGAGCAATTCCCTCGCGTGAGGGTCGCCGGGTCAATCGTACGGCCCCCACAACGACCATCAGCCAAATAACAGCAGAGTAGAACCTCAGGAAGGCGTCCATGATCGTCCGGACCCATGGCCTGACTGCCCGGTCCAGCGCCGCATGGTCCAATGAAAGTGCCTCAAGCTCAAGATCCAAGAACGACACCGGCGTGACCAGGGTTATCAAGAAATACTTGAGGGGATTATTGGTGATCCATTCCACCGTCATCTCTCGCAGCACACGCTCCGCATAGAGCTCATCCGTTCGCGCCAACATCGCTCGACCTCTCGCCTCCGAACAGTATCGGACCGATTTTTGATCCCGGAACGAGTCCGCGCGCGGGAAAAGCTTTCCCGAAAGCCTCGTTGAATACAGGCTGACCGCGTACGGAAGAAGATCCTTGTAGGCAAAGGGGTCGCGCAGGACGGCGGTCTTCTCACACAGAGTCCACATCACTCGCGAGGGGCCCACCCGAACTCCGCCGAACACCTTCCAGTTCCTGTACACCCATGGAGAAATCACGACGACCCATATGCCGGCGAACAGGGCCGTTTGCCGGATCATCACTTTCGCCCCTCGTTCACGCCAGAGGAATAGGGCCGCAAAGACGGCCACGATAATCGTGAGTCCGACTCCTTGAACGCGGGATAGGGAAAGCAATGCCATCCCTCCTCCCAGCGCAACCGCTTGCCACCCCCGGCCCACGGGGTAAAACCGCACCATGAACCAGGCCACGGCTGAAAAGATGAGTGCGGAGAGATTCTCCTCCGCTGGACGGCCGACGGAAGTTATCAAAGTCGGATCCAAGGCCGCGAGCGCGGCTGCAGCATGCGCCAGGCGCACCGATCCGAGCCGTCGGGCAGCCAGGAACACCAGGAGAGTGGTCAACGTGTGCAGCAGTGCGTGGACGACTACAACTGCCCGGTAGTCGGACCCGGTCGAATTGAGAACAAGACTCAACAATATCGGATACAGCGGCTCGTGAATCATGGTCGGCCGGGCGGATGCACGGTCGGCCGCCGTATCCGTCTCATAGGCTTTCATCCCGTACGACCCCGTGTCCAGCGGGTGGCCGGCCACCACAAAGCGCCAGCGGAAGGAGCCCCCGGATTCCAACCCCAATACGTTCAAACCGGCCATCAGAGAAACCAAGAACGAGACCAGAAGAATCGTTGCGGAGGCAATTCGGTGCGGGGCCACGGGAAAGCCTACGCTACGTTATCCCCCATCCCGGCGCAAGGAGCTCCGTGCATCCGGATGGACAAGGATCCGCATCCTGGGTTTACAGCATCCCGGCTTCGGTCTAGTATCACCTCAATGCCGCTCCCCTCCCAGACGGCCTACTGCCCGAGTTGCGGCGGCAACGTGCCCGTCATGACCATCCTGTGGCGCGGTTCGGAAACACCGCGTTGCGGAAATTGCGGCCTGACCCTCCCCAATACCGTCGAAGGAGCGGAAGAGGGCATCCACCCGATGACGTGCGTCATCTTCGCCGAAGACTCCCCCGGCGTGCGGCGTGTCATTGAAACGGTTCTCTCCGGGACGAAAATTGCGGAGGCTACGGTCGCGTGCGAGAATGGCATGGAATTCATCAGCAAAATGACGGAACTCCTTCGGGACAAGAAACGGGTTGACCTGGCCATCCTCGATGTCCAGATGCCGGTTCTCAGCGGCATCCAGGCCGCGCTCACCGTTCGTGAAATCGAGAAAAAGTTCGCCGCGCAGCGCCCGACCCCCATTCTCTTCTTCACCGCCAAGGTAATCGACGAAAAATTCAAGGCCGTACTGGACAAGTGCCGCCCGTCCGCCTACCTGAACAAGGGGACGGACGCCTCCCCTCGCGAATTGGGCCGACGAGTCTACTCGGTCGTCCGCCGGCTCATGGCCGACCAGGCGCTCCAGGTGGAATTGAACCGATGAACCCCTCACCCCATCCGGGAGTTGCTCCCCTACCAACGCCTGAGATTCTCCGTAGGGGAGGACCTTCAGGTCCTCCCACAGGAGGGAGCAGCCAAGGCTGCTCCCCTACAGGATGCTCCGCGGAACACACGGAATCGAGCGATGGGAATTGGACAGGGCCGTGCGCCGTTGAGCTCCGCCACATGGAAGGGTCCGGCCTCTTCTCCTGCGGCCGATTGGATGTCAGGGTGCAGCAGAGGGTGGTCTTCGAGCATGACGGAGGGATGGACGTGGGCAAGATCGTCCGCGGTCCCCTCCCTCTCCTCTTCGACCGCGAGCCGATCGGCCGGGTGGTGCGGAGGCTGACCGACTTCGATCTGCGGACGCTCCAGGAAAACCGGGAACTGGAGGATGAGGCCATCGAAGTCTCGCGGGAGGAAATGCTCCAGCGGGGGCTCCCCATGCGTCCCATCCGGGCTCATGTGCGGATTGACCGGCACAAGGTCCTCATCTTCTTTATTTCCGACGATCGCGTGGATTTCCGAGGCCTCGTCCGCGATCTGGCGGAGCGCCTCCGATCGCGGGTGGAGCTCAAGCAGGTGGGGGCACGCCAGGCCTCCGCTCATTGGCCCGCCCTCGGAACCTGCGGGCGGCCCACGTGTTGCAGCCAATGGCGGCAGGACTTCCATTCCATCACCCTCGATGCCGTGAAAGAACAGAACCTCACTCACAATCTTTCCAAACTCCACGGCCACTGCGGCCGGCTCAAATGCTGCCTGCTCTACGAGATCGACACCTATCGGGAATTCGACGCGCGGGCGCCCCGATGCGGTCAAGGCGTGTGCAGCGGGCGGTGCTCAAACGGTCGGGCGACCGTGATCGGGCACAATCCCGTTCGGGGAACGGTGATGGTGGTGGACGACGAAGACAAACGCTATGAAATTCCGCTCGACGAGATCGAGAACGAGCTCCGGTCCCGGCCCTGGGTCCGTAGCAATGCAAAGTCCGCTCCACCCCCCCTCTCGTCACCCCCAGATCGAAGCGGGGGGGGCAATGGACCCAAACGCGATCGCAACCCTCCCCGGAAAACGGTCTCCTAAACACTTCTCCAAACCGTGGCCAAGTTCTTCGTCACTACGCCGATCTATTACGTCAACGACGTGCCACACATCGGACACGCCTACACCACCGTCGCCGCAGATATCCTCGCCCGCTATCACCGGATGATTGGGGATGATGTCTTCTTCCTCACCGGAACGGACGAGCACGGGAAAAAAGTGGAACACGCTGCCGCGAAGCAGGGAAAGAACGCCCGGCACCTTGCGGATGACGTCCACGTTCGTTTCAAGGAACTTTGGAAGACGCTCAACATCTCCAACGACCATTTCATCCGGACCACGGACATGGAGCACTACCATGCCGTGGCGGAATTCTGGGATCGCGCAAGAAAGAACGGCGACATCTTCCTCGGCGACTACGAGGGGTGGTATTGCACGCCGTGCGAAACGTTCTGGACGGAGAAGGAGCTTGTCCTCGCTGGAACTCTTCAGAGCGGGGGGATTAGCCCGACGACGGGCGCGATGATCGCTGAGCCTCAGGAACCGATCCTGTTGTGTCCAACTTGCAAACGCCGGACCGAGAAGCTCAAACAGCCAAGCTACTTCTTCAAGTTGGGGAAGTACCGAAGTTGGCTGCTCGACTATTTCAAGAACAACCCCGGCTCGATCCTTCCTGAGTCACGACGCAACGAGGTCCTGGGATTCCTCCAATCCGAGGAACTGAAGGACTTGAGCATCAGCCGCACGGATTTTTCCTGGGGCATCCCCGTCCCCGGCGATCCGAAGCACGTCATTTATGTCTGGTTCGACGCCCTCATCAATTACCTTACCGCCAGTCACTACACGCCGGGCCGTGAATCGTCTTGGCCCGCAAGTGTCCATCTCGTCGGAAAGGACATCCTCCGCTTCCACACGGTCTACTGGTTCGCGTTTCTGAAATCGGCCGGATTCCCGCCGCCGCAGTCGGTGTTCGCTCACGGCTGGTGGACGATCGACGGTCAGAAGATGAGCAAGTCGCTGGGCAACGTGATCGACCCTTTCGAGGTCACGGCGAAATACGGCGTGGACCCCTTCCGATATTTCCTCTTCAGGGAAGTGCCTTTCGGACAGGACGGCAACTACTCCAACCGGCTCCTGGAAGCCCGTCTCAATGGCGATCTGGCGAACGACCTCGGAAATCTTTTGAGTCGGGTGGTGAGTGTGGCCGTGCAGCATTTCCCGGCGGGAACCATCCGTGGGCCGCTCAACCACAATCCGGCCGCCCTGGGAGAATTGGGTACGCAACTTCTCGTCAAGCGGGAGAGAATGCGGAAGAAATGGCAGGAGGCGCTCCAAACTTTGAACCTCCAGGGCGCGCTGGAAGCGACGTGGGAGCTGCTCCGGGAGGCCAACGGTTACGTCGACCGGACTCGGCCCTGGGAATTGAAAGGCAAGGAGAGCGGCACGCCCGTCCTTATTGAACTGTTGGAGACCCTGCGCCACGTGGCGATCTTCATCCAGCCGTTCATGCCGCACACATCGCAGGCCATCGGTCAACAAATCGCGGGCCGGGATTTCTTCGACGCCGCCAGTCGGCCCGCCGATTCGGCCTTCTCGAATCTGGAGAGCAAGTATCCTCTCGAAAACGGATGTAAGATTGAAAAGGGGAAGCACCTCGTCGAGCGGATCGACCTGCTCCCCGAAAAGCCAAAGGAGAACAAAGTGGAAGCAACCGACAACCTCCTCGGCATCGAGGAATTTCAAAAGATCGAACTCCGCTCCGGTGTCATCCTGAGCGCCGAAGAAGTGCCTAATTCGAAAAGACTCATCAAGCTCCAGGTTGATCTTGGAAACGAACAGCGGCAGGTGGTGGCGGGCATCAAGCACGTTTACACGGCGGCGGACGTGGTCGGCAAGAAAGTCGTGGTCGTCACCAATCTCAAACCGGCGAAAATCATGGGCGTGGAATCGCAAGGGATGGTGCTTGCGGCCAGCGAAGGCGACGCCCTCACGCTGGTCAGCTTCGACCGGGAGGTGAAGCCGGGGTGGAAGGTCAAGTAGCCACGAGCCACGAGCCACGAGCCACGAGCCACGATTCCGCTCTGGCCGACTCCCACACCCACCTCGTGATGTTCAAGCCCGAAGATCGGGCCGGCATTCTGGCCCGCGCCCGCGCACAGAACGTTCATCTCATGGTGGTGCCTGGGACCACACTTGCCGACAGCGCCGAGGCCGTCGAATTCGCCCGGGGGGAGCCGGATGTTTTCGCCACGGTTGGAGTTCACCCGCATGAGGCGAAGGACGCCCCCGCCGATCTGGAGGACCGCCTGACCGAGTGGGCCGGGGACGGCAAAGTGGCGGCGATCGGAGAAATCGGGCTCGATTTCCACTACAACCTCTCACCCAGGGATGTTCAACAGGCCTGCTTCGAAAGGCAACTTGCGCTCGCCCGGAAGGTCCGCAAGCCCATCGTCGTCCACATCCGCGAAGCATTCGGCGAAGCACGGGAACTGATGCAAGTCGGGCACGCTGACGAAGTCGGCGGCGTCATCCACTGTTTCACGGGAACCTACAACGATGCCAAAAGCTTCCTCGATCTGGGCTTCTGCATTTCATTCTCAGGAATCTTAACCTTCCCCAAGGCGGACTCGCTGAGGGAAGCCGCCCGGAAGATCCCGATCGAACGAATCCTCATCGAAACCGATGCCCCGTATCTTGCACCGGTGCCCCACAGAGGAAAGGAAAATGAGCCGGCCTTTCTCCCGCACACCGCGCAGGTTCTAGCCGATCTGAAATCGCTGGCGATTCATGACGTCGCCCGGATCACCTGCGTCAACACCCGCCGCGTGTTCCGGATCGCCGAGGACGCGGTCCGCACAGCCGATGGTCGGTCCAAGGCGTGGCCAAAGCAAATCGATCTCCACCCGAAAATCGCCTACCGGATCCGGGACTCGGTCTACTTGAATATCACCAACAAGTGCACGATCTCGTGCGTGTTCTGCCCCAAGTTCGACGATTTCATGGTCAAGGGGCACTATCTCAAGCTCTCACGCGAGCCGGACGCGTCCACCATCCTCTCCGAGATCGGCGACCTCGCGGGCGTTCAGGAAGTCGTTTTCTGCGGATTTGGCGAATCCACGCTGCGGATGGATGCGCTCAAAGACACGGCGAGAGCACTCAAGGCGAAAGGCGTGAAAGTCCGGTTGGACACCGACGGCCTCGGCAATCTCGTCCACGGGCGAAACATTCTCCCCGAACTGAAAGGATTGATTGACAGTGTGTCCATCAGCCTGAATGCCTCGAATCCGGAAGAGTATGCCCGGCTCTGCCCTTCAAAGTACGAGGGAATCGCCTACCCTGCCGTCAAGGAATTCATTCGAGAAGCCAAGGTATGGATTCCCGATGTCCAAGCCACCGTCGTGACCGTGCCGGGTGTCAATGTCGAAGCCTGCCGGCGGATCGTAGAGGACGAACTCGGCGTCCGCTTCCGCGCCCGCGAATACAACAACGTCGGTTAGGGAGTCCCGACAGCGACAAATGAGAACCCCCCGGGCGGGTCTACTCCACGGCCGGCCGCATCAAGGAACTTTATTCGGAATCCGCTTCGGATGGCCATGACCTTTGCCCGTACCGCCGGCGCCATCGATCCATCCAAGGGGCGAGTATCATCGGGCAAGCCTCCTATGTGGTCAAGAAAAGCTTTGGTGTTCGCAAGCTTCTCAGCTTCCAAGAACTGAAGGTTTTCCTGGAGAATGGATTCATCAACGAAACAGGGCCAATTCAAACACCACCGTTCTTCATCACCCGAGTTCTCAACCGGTATGGCGTACGCAACGAGCGGGCTATTGCGGGTTCTCGCCTCAGTTTTTCCAAACAATCCGGGTAGCGCCAAAGCGCTCGCTTCAGCCGTTAGGTATGCGCCCGTCCACTTTTGCCGCTTCTCGCCTGAGAGTAGCCCGGGAAGCGCTGAAGAAAGGAACACCCTTCGATCAGGGTCATCGAGAAAATCGCCAAGTCCGATGCAACCACGCAGAGGAAATCGATCTTGAAAAGCTCGTTCCAACAGAAGTAAACAGGCAAATATGAAATTCCCAATGTTCTTGACGTCTTCTACGTGTTGCGAAACAAGAAGAATCGAGTCGAAAGCGATGAGGGTCTTCTCGAAATTCGACCGCACGTCCTTCCCCGTGCCATCCCGGGAAGAGGTTTGTGAACTGAACACGTGGGCATTAGCGAAGTCAACGAATTTGCCGAACCGGGCGTGGAGATTCGGAAGCGACTCATTACACAGGCTCTGACCAAATCCCAAGATGTCAAAAAAACCGATGAGCCGATTCCTGAAAACTGCCACTTCCATCCTGATGGGCTACCTACGGTCTTTTGACCAAGCCATTTGCAAGGCAATACCTATTCCACCAAGAGAGCAAGGAACGGCGGGCGGCAAAGGGCCGAAGGGTGGGCGCATTCCGCTCATCCGAACGACACGATCCCTTTCCGGTCGTCGAACTCGACCTTGTACCGGTTGAAAAACCCCTTCCGGCCAAGGAGGTTGAATCCGGCATGAAGATCCGGAGAAATAGCGATGGGCGCGGCAAATCGGTCTGGACCCAGTTGGATTTCAAGATCGTGGACAAAGAGCAGGAGTTCATGGCCAGTCGCGGAGCGCGAGTGACGCACCCTCCCTCTCCGATAGTCGAATTCCGCCGGGGCAAGATTCGCCGACAGGACGGTGTAGGCTGCGCCAGAGTCCACGTAGACATGGGCGGTCCGCCACTTCCCAGCGAGGTGGATGCCGATGGGGACTACCGGATGCGAATCGGAGCCAAGCTTGGCGTACGGGAAAGCAATACGAAGCACTTGATATCCTCTTCAGACGGAACCGAGACCAGGAGGGGAATGGCAGAAGGATGTTTTTTCTCGGCAGTTGAAATGGCTTCGTCAGCCGTCGCTCCGACGCCAGCGACGGCATGATCCACCACGGCAACGATCTTGTGGGGATATTGTTTGACGAGATCGCCGAAATGGGCGACAACCCACTTGTTCTCGTAGGTCAGGGCCCTTGTGAGTGAATCGAGTGGCCTTGTGTTTTGCGCGGTCGCTGCTTTTCTCCGCCCGTTCCGTCTTCTTCCCATATGGAAAGTATGCGCCGACCCCTTCTCGTCGTCAACGATGGACCTCTGCGCGTACGACAGGTATTTCTCCCGCTTGCCTTTTGCCGGGGCCTGTGATTAGGTCGGGCCATTAAGAGGAGTTGATCATGAGTATCTTTCGAATCGTTCAACTGGCCACCACGTCGCATTTGACGTCTTCCGAGATTCCGTCGCTTCTTCTCTACTTGGTCTCCGGAGCGGTCGGAGTCCTGCTCGCGGCTTATCTCGTCGCGCGAAAACGCACCTGACGGTGGCCCGTCCCAGCCTCGCCGCCCCCTTCCGCGCATAGGGGGTGCGGTGAGATTGTTGACCCGGGCGCCCCTGTTTCTCTGCCTCTTCCTCACCGCGTACGCATCCTCCGTTTTCGCGTGGAGCCGCCATGACCACATCACTCGCCTCTCACTCGAATCCGTCCGGGAACTGACAGACCTCCCAACCGCCACCGTCACCCCGCTCTCAGAGTCGGACCCGTCCCTGAGTCCCGTCTACGTCCCACCGTACCAAGCCGTCCCCAAGCCCGAGGGATTCCAGCCGGCCGACGTGACCGATACAAGCCCGGTGGGACTGATCGGCGAGCCGCTCGGAGGCACAATCACCCCTCGACGCATTCTCATCGAGTTTTCCTCCGAACCCGATTGGGGAATGGACAAGGGCCTCAAATTGGACTTCGCTCAAAAGCTCCAAGGCGGAAGCCAGGGCTACCGGCACATCTTGTATCCA from the Nitrospirota bacterium genome contains:
- a CDS encoding glycosyltransferase family 39 protein, producing MAPHRIASATILLVSFLVSLMAGLNVLGLESGGSFRWRFVVAGHPLDTGSYGMKAYETDTAADRASARPTMIHEPLYPILLSLVLNSTGSDYRAVVVVHALLHTLTTLLVFLAARRLGSVRLAHAAAALAALDPTLITSVGRPAEENLSALIFSAVAWFMVRFYPVGRGWQAVALGGGMALLSLSRVQGVGLTIIVAVFAALFLWRERGAKVMIRQTALFAGIWVVVISPWVYRNWKVFGGVRVGPSRVMWTLCEKTAVLRDPFAYKDLLPYAVSLYSTRLSGKLFPRADSFRDQKSVRYCSEARGRAMLARTDELYAERVLREMTVEWITNNPLKYFLITLVTPVSFLDLELEALSLDHAALDRAVRPWVRTIMDAFLRFYSAVIWLMVVVGAVRLTRRPSREGIALVVLVAGYLIPHVFTRVHGHFFVTVLPSLLLLGVHALPGWVRR
- the metG gene encoding methionine--tRNA ligase — protein: MAKFFVTTPIYYVNDVPHIGHAYTTVAADILARYHRMIGDDVFFLTGTDEHGKKVEHAAAKQGKNARHLADDVHVRFKELWKTLNISNDHFIRTTDMEHYHAVAEFWDRARKNGDIFLGDYEGWYCTPCETFWTEKELVLAGTLQSGGISPTTGAMIAEPQEPILLCPTCKRRTEKLKQPSYFFKLGKYRSWLLDYFKNNPGSILPESRRNEVLGFLQSEELKDLSISRTDFSWGIPVPGDPKHVIYVWFDALINYLTASHYTPGRESSWPASVHLVGKDILRFHTVYWFAFLKSAGFPPPQSVFAHGWWTIDGQKMSKSLGNVIDPFEVTAKYGVDPFRYFLFREVPFGQDGNYSNRLLEARLNGDLANDLGNLLSRVVSVAVQHFPAGTIRGPLNHNPAALGELGTQLLVKRERMRKKWQEALQTLNLQGALEATWELLREANGYVDRTRPWELKGKESGTPVLIELLETLRHVAIFIQPFMPHTSQAIGQQIAGRDFFDAASRPADSAFSNLESKYPLENGCKIEKGKHLVERIDLLPEKPKENKVEATDNLLGIEEFQKIELRSGVILSAEEVPNSKRLIKLQVDLGNEQRQVVAGIKHVYTAADVVGKKVVVVTNLKPAKIMGVESQGMVLAASEGDALTLVSFDREVKPGWKVK
- a CDS encoding glycosyltransferase family 39 protein; protein product: MWAALFLICHPLFIWSARSGRPDALLSFLGLALLGCVAKTRESASERSLKKWAWLAGIMGGLAFLAYPTGISFQAVTTAYLFGASFRKGSP
- a CDS encoding response regulator; the encoded protein is MPLPSQTAYCPSCGGNVPVMTILWRGSETPRCGNCGLTLPNTVEGAEEGIHPMTCVIFAEDSPGVRRVIETVLSGTKIAEATVACENGMEFISKMTELLRDKKRVDLAILDVQMPVLSGIQAALTVREIEKKFAAQRPTPILFFTAKVIDEKFKAVLDKCRPSAYLNKGTDASPRELGRRVYSVVRRLMADQALQVELNR
- a CDS encoding glycosyltransferase family 2 protein yields the protein MSALKFSIVIPCYNEGEDVRLSLDAALGQDWPMTEVLVVDDASTDGTAQMLKDYGRRNRNLVVLAHSSNRGVASARNTGIRASSGDVVVILNADVSPPPDFLRRISTHYGAGADLVLVESEVSNQSRVYPRFLEAQHHYNYDHDPTIVWSEGFSCRKPAAIEVGLFPERIPGCGGEDAVFGRALCARFKKVIDKSIVVPHVAPATLSAFWAQRVSRGRGAAFTHFFVEGRAPAGLAIRFGGKLVLGSLIDLATFPRFFLSYVGRPQQIHRGWRDLIPFFWANLVQSAGHRWGEWAGWLKLVRRREEISEADRRLSKG
- a CDS encoding YchF/TatD family DNA exonuclease, producing MEGQVATSHEPRATSHDSALADSHTHLVMFKPEDRAGILARARAQNVHLMVVPGTTLADSAEAVEFARGEPDVFATVGVHPHEAKDAPADLEDRLTEWAGDGKVAAIGEIGLDFHYNLSPRDVQQACFERQLALARKVRKPIVVHIREAFGEARELMQVGHADEVGGVIHCFTGTYNDAKSFLDLGFCISFSGILTFPKADSLREAARKIPIERILIETDAPYLAPVPHRGKENEPAFLPHTAQVLADLKSLAIHDVARITCVNTRRVFRIAEDAVRTADGRSKAWPKQIDLHPKIAYRIRDSVYLNITNKCTISCVFCPKFDDFMVKGHYLKLSREPDASTILSEIGDLAGVQEVVFCGFGESTLRMDALKDTARALKAKGVKVRLDTDGLGNLVHGRNILPELKGLIDSVSISLNASNPEEYARLCPSKYEGIAYPAVKEFIREAKVWIPDVQATVVTVPGVNVEACRRIVEDELGVRFRAREYNNVG